CTCTAAATTCTTCAAAGCTGATAAGAGAATTAGCCGAGTTTTCTGATAATAATTTAATACGATTCAAAATAGTACCGGACTTCAGAGGTTTTTTAAGCAAGAAAGTTAATCTGGAATTTTACAGTTCTGTACCTATTCTGACTATTAGAAAAGAACCATTGGAAAATGTTCTGAACAGATTTGCTAAAAGGACTTTTGATATACTCTTTTCCCTATTTGTAATTGTGTTCCTCTTTTCATGGTTATTCCCTCTATTTGTTATACTTATAAAGCTTAGCTCAAAAGGACCTATTTTCTTTATTCAGAAAAGATCTGGAAAGAATAATCTGGTTTTTCCTTGCTATAAATTCCGCTCTATGAAGGTAAATCAGGAAGCTGACTCAAAACAGGCAACAGCAGAAGATCCTCGCGTTACTAAAATTGGTAAGTTTATGCGGAAAACCAATCTGGATGAATTGCCCCAATTCTTTAATGTGCTCATCGGTAATATGTCTGTTGTGGGGCCAAGACCTCATATGCTTAAACATACTCAGGAATATTCCAAAATAGTAGACCGTTTTATGGTAAGGCATCTTGTGAAGCCCGGAATAACTGGCTGGGCTCAAGTAAGCGGACTACGAGGTCAAACTGAGGATCCAAGAAAAATGATCAGGAGAGTAAAATATGATGTCTGGTATATAGAAAACTGGAGCTTGTTGCTTGATATTCAAATAATCTTTCTCACCGTATTTAATATGATAAGAGGCGAAGAAAATGCCAAATAATTTAATATGAGCTATTTGAGATTTCTGTTTATTGTATTTATTTTTTTTGCGGGACAGTTGCAAGCTCAAGATTTTTTGCCTCTTAACAGGGAATTCCTCCTTCCTTATGACAGAGCATTCGCCCAAAAGAAAATTGAATTTCATACTGCAATAAAACCCTATTATTCTGCAGAGCTTGATACCCTAATCAATACAGATTCTTTGTATGATTTCAGGCCGTTTAATATTTCAAGGAAAAGACTGGTTGGGCGGATAGCAGATAACCTGCTGAATAGACACTTGGTAAATATTGATACAGCAGGATTGGTCCTTCATGCAGATCCATTGTTAAACGTAGATTTAGGAAGAGAAACAGTTTCTGGGAAAAAGGTTTATACCAATACACGTGGCATTCAGGTATTCGGATCAATAGGAAAAAGGGTATCATTTTATACATCGTATTATGAAAATCAGGCAACTTTTTCACCTTACATAGATACCTTCATCACTGAATACAAAGTTGTACCAGGACAAGGAGAGTCAAAACCATTTAAACCTGGTGAACTGTCAAGAGCATATGACTATAATATGGCATATGGATGGGTAACCTATACGCCAAGTAGGTATTTTAATTTTCAATTTGGTCAGGGAAAGAATTTTATTGGAGACGGTTATAGGTCTCTATTGCTTTCGGACAATTCTTTTGCTTATCCATTTTTAAAAATTACCACATCGGTTTGGAAGATTAAATATGTAAACCTTTTTACACAATTCCAGGATATAAGGGGAAGTCAGCTAGTTGTGAACGGTAAAGGTACTGGCTATCCCAAAAAATTCGGAACATTTCATTACCTCAGCATTGATGTAGGAAAGTCTCTGACAGTTGGTTTTTTTGAAAGTACTATCTGGCCTGGAGGAGACTCGACCTCTAAAAGAGGCTATGATGTTGCTTATCTTAATCCGATAATATTTTACAGATCTGTTGAATTTTCACAAGGAAGTTCAGACAATGCTCTAATGGGTTTAAATTTGAAATATAAGATAAACAGCAAATGGTATTTGTACGGGCAATTTATTCTTGATGATTTTAAGCTGGATGAATTCAAAAATAAAAATTACAACTATCAACAGAAATATGGTTATCAGATAGGTACAAGGATATTTGATCCTTTGAAAATAAAGAATCTTGCCTTACAGGGGGAATATAATGTAGTAATGCCATATACTTACTCTCATCGGACGATAGAGCAGAATTACAGCCATTATAATCAAGCTCTTGCACATCCTCTTGGTGCTAATTTTAGAGAGTTAGTGGCAATTGTAGATTATCGATATAAAAGATTTTTTACAGAAGTAAAATATATCCATGCTCAGTATGGGGTAGATACTGGAAATGTGAGTTATGGAAAGAATATTTTTATCCCCGATTATGGTGGAGTGTATAACGGGGTGAATTACAGGTTTCCTTATGCCAAACATCCGGCCCAAGGACCAAAAAGTAACCTGCATTATTTGGAGTTTAAAGCAGGTTATTTGATAAATCCTAAAACTAATATGCGGTTGACTTTAAGTTATGTCAACAGGACAATAACTGGTTACGGAGAGCCGAATAACAAGACTCACTATTATTCTATTGGTATTTCTACTAATTTGCAGAATTTTTATTATGACTTTTAAGAATCTGAGATGTAATCTAGGATTTCTTGCTCAACTCACCAACAACAATCATTGATTTCCAAAAATGAGGAAATCGTCCAGCTCCTTTAAAGTTTTTTACTTCATAACCATTATCTGTAAGTAATTTCGAAACTGTATCTTTTGACCAGAATTTAATATGACCACCAACCCATAAAGGATTATAATGAAAATCCATTTTTCCTGCTATTGCCAGTGCTAGATTTTTTAAGTAGCCATGATAAGGAGTGGAAAGAATTAATTGGCCTACATTTAGATTGTTCTCAAATATTTTAGAACAAAAGGATATGTATTGATAGGGATTATATATATGTTCAATCACTTCTGTAGAGATGATTGTGTCAAATTTCTTATTTTGGATTTCAACTGGAAGATTATTGTCTGAAATATCCTGAAGGAAAAACCTGTTTGGGTGACTTTTGGAGGCAATGGTTATTCCAGTTTCAGAGGCATCAATTCCATAAATGTCATATCCCATTTCTAAAATAGCTTTTGTCATTTGACCATTTCCACAACCAAGATCTAAAATGCATTTATTCCTATTTTTATCAAGAAGATCAATAATCTTCGGTAAGATATAATTTGTGGAGTATGCTTCTGTTGCACTCCAATTGTAATCTTGATAATCGCTCATAAAATTTTGTTGAAAATTGACTTAATTAATAATTTCATTTAAAAAGAGATGATCCTCTCAATAAGAGATATTGTTTAAAAAAAGTTGCAAAGATTTGATAATTTTAAAATTAAATGGGATAGAATTAAAATTTATAAAAAAGCCCCGAAAATTATTTCGTGGCTTTTAGGAATTAGTTGATTGTAATCACAAATCACTAGTATGTCTTTCTCAAGAATCTTGGACTTCTGCCTCTGAAATTGTTAATATTCGTAACAAAGGTATATCTGGCTTTTACCTGGAATACAAAATATCCATCGTTTCTTTTAGGATTGCCCCTCTGAAAATTTTGAGTTTCTCCTGATGTTATTTTATTCGAAATATCTCGGGCTACAGGATCAGTAAACTGGCTGTCATCCAGAAATTTATAAGAACTTGCATCGTCCAGATAATCTGTGAAAGTGAATCTGTATCCACCTTCAACCATAAACTCTAATTGTCTTGTATATTTGATTCTGAAACCCAAACCAACTGGTATAATTGCTGTAACAGGGCTATATGATTTACCTTCTGTATGCAGGGGTCTGAGTTTATACCACTGCCCGTTCAGAGAACCGTAAGGATTGAAATAGGTAATTCCAAATCCTAAGAATGCATAGGGGTTAATAAGTTTTCTACGTCTGAAATGCTTAGTATAAGGATAATAATCATAAACCCCTGCAACATAAGCTTCGAGATTTCCGGATCTGAAATCAAGGTTTCTATTTTCATGAACATCTTTAGATGCTAGCCTTACATAATTTATTTCAGCTCTTCCATAAATGTTTGGATTAAATCTGTAAGCCATGCCAATTCCGAAGTTTGGACGGAACTGCATACAGTCAAATTTATCACACAAATCACCATAGTAAGATGAAAGCCCCAGTTGAGCTGTAACGCTAAGCTTCTCCTGCATTAAATATCCTGATCTGTTTACCAGCCTGTTATGCTTTGCTTGAGAGAAACCCAAATGGGAAAACAATAAACAAAATATTGTAAAAATGTAAAGTTTTTTCTTTGATTTCATTTTGTCTTAAAGATCAAAAAACTGAAAATTCTTTTCCAGTTTGAAATTAATAATAATCAATTTTTAATAACATATTTGAATTAAAAACCAAATTAAACCGTTTTGGTTAAATATTTCTTAGAATAGACCCGATAAAAGCAAAATCATATACGGATTTTCGCAGGTTTTGTTAACGTTTCAAATGTATTTATGAGAAAACTCATTCATTTACTGTTGGTTGCATTGTTTTTGGGTGGGTGTGACTCAAAGGGACCACAGGGGCAATTGTCCTTTTTAAATAATAAAAGTGATATTTCTAATAATGTACAAGTTGCAGAGAATTATTATACCCTGAGTGTAAACCTAACACAATCCCAAAAAACAAAATCCGCGAAAATAGAAGACCTAGTGCAAAAACTTGGACGGTCAAAACAGTTTAATGGATGTGTTTTGGTTGCTGAAGATGGGAAAATCATCTATGATAATTTTTATGGATTTTCTGATTGGCGAAAAAAAACGCCTCTTTCTGATAGTGCTTCCTTTCACCTAGCATCTGTATCCAAGCAGTTTACTGCTATGGGAATAATGATGCTAAGTGAAGAAAAGAAAATTTCTTTAGATGACGATATTCAAAAATACCTGCCGGAAATTCCATATAAGGATATCAAAATCAGAAACTTGTTGAATCACAGTTCAGGAGTGCCCAACATTCTCAATTATCTTCCTAATTTTTTCTGTTATTGGGACAGCTGTGAGATTGCCAAAAACAAGGATTTGATATACATCTATAAAAATTTTCATCCACCCGTGCAATTCAGACCTGGAAGTAGATTCTCTTATAACAACAGTAATTATGTACTTCTTGCTGAAATCATAGAAAGGGTATCAAAACAATCTTATGAATCATTTATCGAAAGAAGAATTTTCAAGACTTTAGGGATGAACAACTCCTTTGTTTATAATATAAATGATGAAGGAAAAATAAGGAATAGAGTTAGAATATATGGTCCTTATAGGGGAGGGCATAGCTCTGATGAAAATGATCTTCGAAATGGAATGGTTGGAGAAAAGGGGATTTATTCTTCTGCAATTGATTTGTTTAAATGGGATCGTGCTTTGGCAAAAAATATTTTAGTGGCAGATTCCACCATAAAAAAAGCTTTCGAATATTCGGTTTTAAATAATGGTAAGCGCATAAATTATGGATTTGGTTGGAGAAAAGTAAAAAATGAACCTGATATTGTCTATCATTTTGGTCATTGGAGAGGAGCTAATACTTGCATCATAAGGTTTACAAAGGATAATAACTGTATTATTATTTTAAATAATACCAGCAGTCGAAGAGTGAAATATCTTGCACAACAGATCATTTCTGTCCTTTATCAGGATAGAGGTTTTGAGCCAGAGTTTTAGATATCAAAGAGATAGATAGCGAGAGCAGGAAAGTGATTAATCGAAAACTGTAAAAGAAATGGTTGCTTAAATATTGGCAACCTTTTTTCTTTTGTTTACATAAGGTCTCCTTGGTTTGAGAACCCGATTTATAGTGGAGATATCCGACATTCTGTTACGCAACCGTTTTGTGGTAGATAAATTATAAATGCAAAAGGCCGATTGCTCGGCCCCTTTACTTTAAACTTTCAATTTTTTATTTCTTCTTTTTTCCAGATTCAATTTCTTTTGCCTTATCCCATTGCTTCAGTGCCGAAAGATATATTTCATCAGTTTCATTAATGATTGGGTAAAATCCGCTATTACCCCAAACGCTTCTTCCAATGTATGCTTTGATATTATTTTTAAGCATATTCCTGGATTTATTAAAGTCGCTTTCTTTATATTTCACTCCTGACCTTGTAGCCAGATCAACTACTTCTTTCAGCATTTTATCTGTAACAGTGAAAGATTTTTTAAATTCTTCAAAAGTCATTTTCTGAAGTTCCTCTTTATTATTTGAAAAGTAGTCAAGAGTATATTCTCTGATTATATTCTTATTAAACAGTTCAACAAGATAGGTGGTAAATGCAGTAGTATCTCTTGGTACAAAGATATCCGGCATGATACCTCCACCTCCATAAACGTATCTACCTTTCGTGGTTTTATACTTTAATGAGTCGTTGAATTTAATACTGTCCGCATGGAAAAATTCCCCATGTTGGTATCTTTTCAGAAGATCGGAGCTATAATCATCAGTATTATTTTTATCATATGGCTTTTGAATACTTCTTCCGCTTGGTGTATAATACCTGGAAATTGTCAGCCTTAGTTCTGATCCATCACTCAGCGGAATGGGCATTTGAACCAACCCTTTTCCAAATGATCTTCTGCCTACAATAAGAGCTCTGTCGTTGTCCTGCAATGCACCTGAAACGATTTCTGAAGCAGAGGCACTACCTTCATTTATCAATACAATAACAGGACCTTTTTCAAAATCACCATTCATATAAGCTTCTATCCTTGAGTCATACCGAGGATCCTTTCCATCTGTATAAACAATCAGTTTTCTATCGTCCAAAAGCTCATCCACAATTCTTGTAGCTCTGTCCATGTAACCTCCTGGGTTATCTTTCAGGTCTATAATCAGCTGTTTCATACCTTTCGCTTTAAGACCTGTAAGTGCTTGTTTGAATTCTGTATAAGTATTTGCAGAAAATCTACTCACTTTTATGTAACCGGTTGTCTGATCCACCATATAAGATACATCCACGGAATAAGTTGGTATTTTATCACGCGTAATCACAAAATCCAGAGGTTTTTTGGCATTTTTTCTTACAATTGTGACTTTAACTTTAGTTCCTTTAGGGCCTCTGAGTTTGCTGAATACATCACCATTAGTGATGCCCGCTCCGGCAACTGATTTATCATCGACCTTTACTATTTTATCTCCAGCCATTAATCCAACAGCTTCAGATGGTCCTCCACTAATAGGAGCGACAACGTAGATAGTGTCTTTGATAATATTAAATTCAATCCCGATTCCTTCGAAGTCTCCTTCCAGCTGAGATCTGGCGATGTCAATATCTTTTTTGGGAATATATGCTGTGTGCGGATCCAGTTTTTCCAGCATTTTTACTATGGAAAAATCCACCAGCTCATCCATGTTGACTGTATCAACATAATCATTTTCTACATAATTGAGAATTTCATAATACCTTTTAAAGCTCTGGGTAATATTATTCTTGCTTCCGTCGCTGTTCATAACAGCACCGATAAAGATTCCACAAATCACAGCTAGTGCCAGAAAAATTGGGAATTTGTAGTATTTTCTTGGATTCGTTTTTTGAGTCACGTGTAAAAAATTTAACTATTTGTTGTACATTCTATAACCAATTATCGCTTGTAAAGTTATTAATTTAAGATATTCAAATCATATATTCTTGCAGTTTGTTAATACTTTCTCCCTACGTTTATTCAAACTGATGAATGTAAAGGTTAATATATGGAATAGAAAGCTGTATTAAAAAAAAGGATTGTAGTAAATTTATTAAAATGAGTTTCATACAACCTTTGTTGAATATCTTTCGATTTTGCTCTCTCTTTGAGTATAAATGTTCTTTTATATTAATCATTCAGAATTAAGCAAATTAAGGTCGTTTATTTCGGTTTATCCGTAAATAATTTATACTTATCGTTACAAATGATGTATTTAATTTGCTTAGTTTTGGAAAAAATTGTAATATAATAATATATAATATTTTTATTTTTGAGAATTTATATTCCAAATATTATCCTTCTTTTGCTGTGCTTGATTAGCAGGATTCTCACATCACTTTACTA
The Sporocytophaga myxococcoides DSM 11118 genome window above contains:
- a CDS encoding S41 family peptidase — encoded protein: MTQKTNPRKYYKFPIFLALAVICGIFIGAVMNSDGSKNNITQSFKRYYEILNYVENDYVDTVNMDELVDFSIVKMLEKLDPHTAYIPKKDIDIARSQLEGDFEGIGIEFNIIKDTIYVVAPISGGPSEAVGLMAGDKIVKVDDKSVAGAGITNGDVFSKLRGPKGTKVKVTIVRKNAKKPLDFVITRDKIPTYSVDVSYMVDQTTGYIKVSRFSANTYTEFKQALTGLKAKGMKQLIIDLKDNPGGYMDRATRIVDELLDDRKLIVYTDGKDPRYDSRIEAYMNGDFEKGPVIVLINEGSASASEIVSGALQDNDRALIVGRRSFGKGLVQMPIPLSDGSELRLTISRYYTPSGRSIQKPYDKNNTDDYSSDLLKRYQHGEFFHADSIKFNDSLKYKTTKGRYVYGGGGIMPDIFVPRDTTAFTTYLVELFNKNIIREYTLDYFSNNKEELQKMTFEEFKKSFTVTDKMLKEVVDLATRSGVKYKESDFNKSRNMLKNNIKAYIGRSVWGNSGFYPIINETDEIYLSALKQWDKAKEIESGKKKK
- a CDS encoding undecaprenyl-phosphate glucose phosphotransferase, giving the protein MRKGYSRFLKLISLLGDLAILNAGFLGSYLYLKLRYYLGYNDHFVFLTILLNLLWMVIVLLLRIYDIERFTRIERILWNMFKALVLHALTIFSFIAIIHGYYYSRSHLLLSYAICIVGMVFWRLGFYYLLKRYRRKGANFRHVIIIGAGSAGNSMLNYFRSENSAGYRFLGFLDDNPEKCLHKNLIIGKVSDLPTVAKRFKIDEIFCALPLNSSKLIRELAEFSDNNLIRFKIVPDFRGFLSKKVNLEFYSSVPILTIRKEPLENVLNRFAKRTFDILFSLFVIVFLFSWLFPLFVILIKLSSKGPIFFIQKRSGKNNLVFPCYKFRSMKVNQEADSKQATAEDPRVTKIGKFMRKTNLDELPQFFNVLIGNMSVVGPRPHMLKHTQEYSKIVDRFMVRHLVKPGITGWAQVSGLRGQTEDPRKMIRRVKYDVWYIENWSLLLDIQIIFLTVFNMIRGEENAK
- a CDS encoding class I SAM-dependent methyltransferase — protein: MSDYQDYNWSATEAYSTNYILPKIIDLLDKNRNKCILDLGCGNGQMTKAILEMGYDIYGIDASETGITIASKSHPNRFFLQDISDNNLPVEIQNKKFDTIISTEVIEHIYNPYQYISFCSKIFENNLNVGQLILSTPYHGYLKNLALAIAGKMDFHYNPLWVGGHIKFWSKDTVSKLLTDNGYEVKNFKGAGRFPHFWKSMIVVGELSKKS
- a CDS encoding serine hydrolase domain-containing protein; protein product: MRKLIHLLLVALFLGGCDSKGPQGQLSFLNNKSDISNNVQVAENYYTLSVNLTQSQKTKSAKIEDLVQKLGRSKQFNGCVLVAEDGKIIYDNFYGFSDWRKKTPLSDSASFHLASVSKQFTAMGIMMLSEEKKISLDDDIQKYLPEIPYKDIKIRNLLNHSSGVPNILNYLPNFFCYWDSCEIAKNKDLIYIYKNFHPPVQFRPGSRFSYNNSNYVLLAEIIERVSKQSYESFIERRIFKTLGMNNSFVYNINDEGKIRNRVRIYGPYRGGHSSDENDLRNGMVGEKGIYSSAIDLFKWDRALAKNILVADSTIKKAFEYSVLNNGKRINYGFGWRKVKNEPDIVYHFGHWRGANTCIIRFTKDNNCIIILNNTSSRRVKYLAQQIISVLYQDRGFEPEF
- a CDS encoding outer membrane beta-barrel protein — its product is MKSKKKLYIFTIFCLLFSHLGFSQAKHNRLVNRSGYLMQEKLSVTAQLGLSSYYGDLCDKFDCMQFRPNFGIGMAYRFNPNIYGRAEINYVRLASKDVHENRNLDFRSGNLEAYVAGVYDYYPYTKHFRRRKLINPYAFLGFGITYFNPYGSLNGQWYKLRPLHTEGKSYSPVTAIIPVGLGFRIKYTRQLEFMVEGGYRFTFTDYLDDASSYKFLDDSQFTDPVARDISNKITSGETQNFQRGNPKRNDGYFVFQVKARYTFVTNINNFRGRSPRFLRKTY